A window of the Canis lupus baileyi chromosome 8, mCanLup2.hap1, whole genome shotgun sequence genome harbors these coding sequences:
- the PSPH gene encoding phosphoserine phosphatase isoform X1: MVSHSELRKLFCSADAVCFDVDSTVIREEGIDELARFCGVEDAVSEMTRRAMGGAVPFKAALTERLALIQPSREQVQRLIAEHPPHLTPGIRELVSHLQERNVQVFLISGGFRSIVEHVASKLNIPSTNVFANRLKFYFNGEYAGFDEMQPTAESGGKGKVIKLLKEKFQFKKIVMIGDGATDMEACPPADVFIGFGGNVIRQQVKDNAECTDWWHCQFWLSCVSSTFNV, encoded by the exons ATGGTCTCCCATTCAGAATTGAGGAAGCTTTTCTGTTCAGCTGACGCAGTGTGCTTTGATGTTGATAGCACAGTCATCAGAGAAGAAGGAATTGATGAGCTAGCCAGATTCTGTGGAGTTGAGGATGCTGTGTCAGAAAT GACCCGGCGAGCCATGGGTGGAGCAGTGCCTTTCAAGGCTGCCCTCACAGAGCGCTTAGCTCTGATCCAGCCCTCCAGGGAACAGGTGCAAAGGCTCATAGCAGAGCACCCCCCACACCTGACCCCTGGCATAAG gGAGCTAGTAAGTCACCTGCAAGAGCGAAATGTTCAGGTTTTCCTAATATCTGGTGGCTTTAGGAGCATTGTAGAGCACGTTGCTTCAAAGCTCAATATCCCATCAACCAATGTATTTGCCAATAGGCTGAAGTTTTACTTTAATG GTGAATATGCAGGTTTTGATGAGATGCAGCCAACAGCTGAATCTGGTGGGAAAGGAAAAGTTATTaagcttttaaaggaaaaatttcaatttaaGAAAATAGTCATGATTGGAGATGGAGCCACAGACATGGAAGCCTGCCCTCCTGCT gATGTTTTCATTGGATTTGGAGGAAATGTGATCAGACAACAAGTAAAAGACAACGCAGAATG caCAGATTGGTGGCATTGTCAATTCTGGCTATCATGCGTTTCAAGTACGTTCAATGTTTGA
- the PSPH gene encoding phosphoserine phosphatase isoform X3 has protein sequence MVSHSELRKLFCSADAVCFDVDSTVIREEGIDELARFCGVEDAVSEMTRRAMGGAVPFKAALTERLALIQPSREQVQRLIAEHPPHLTPGIRELVSHLQERNVQVFLISGGFRSIVEHVASKLNIPSTNVFANRLKFYFNGEYAGFDEMQPTAESGGKGKVIKLLKEKFQFKKIVMIGDGATDMEACPPADVFIGFGGNVIRQQVKDNAEW, from the exons ATGGTCTCCCATTCAGAATTGAGGAAGCTTTTCTGTTCAGCTGACGCAGTGTGCTTTGATGTTGATAGCACAGTCATCAGAGAAGAAGGAATTGATGAGCTAGCCAGATTCTGTGGAGTTGAGGATGCTGTGTCAGAAAT GACCCGGCGAGCCATGGGTGGAGCAGTGCCTTTCAAGGCTGCCCTCACAGAGCGCTTAGCTCTGATCCAGCCCTCCAGGGAACAGGTGCAAAGGCTCATAGCAGAGCACCCCCCACACCTGACCCCTGGCATAAG gGAGCTAGTAAGTCACCTGCAAGAGCGAAATGTTCAGGTTTTCCTAATATCTGGTGGCTTTAGGAGCATTGTAGAGCACGTTGCTTCAAAGCTCAATATCCCATCAACCAATGTATTTGCCAATAGGCTGAAGTTTTACTTTAATG GTGAATATGCAGGTTTTGATGAGATGCAGCCAACAGCTGAATCTGGTGGGAAAGGAAAAGTTATTaagcttttaaaggaaaaatttcaatttaaGAAAATAGTCATGATTGGAGATGGAGCCACAGACATGGAAGCCTGCCCTCCTGCT gATGTTTTCATTGGATTTGGAGGAAATGTGATCAGACAACAAGTAAAAGACAACGCAGAATG GTAA
- the PSPH gene encoding phosphoserine phosphatase isoform X4, with product MVSHSELRKLFCSADAVCFDVDSTVIREEGIDELARFCGVEDAVSEMTRRAMGGAVPFKAALTERLALIQPSREQVQRLIAEHPPHLTPGIRELVSHLQERNVQVFLISGGFRSIVEHVASKLNIPSTNVFANRLKFYFNGEYAGFDEMQPTAESGGKGKVIKLLKEKFQFKKIVMIGDGATDMEACPPADVFIGFGGNVIRQQVKDNAEWYITDFVELLGELEE from the exons ATGGTCTCCCATTCAGAATTGAGGAAGCTTTTCTGTTCAGCTGACGCAGTGTGCTTTGATGTTGATAGCACAGTCATCAGAGAAGAAGGAATTGATGAGCTAGCCAGATTCTGTGGAGTTGAGGATGCTGTGTCAGAAAT GACCCGGCGAGCCATGGGTGGAGCAGTGCCTTTCAAGGCTGCCCTCACAGAGCGCTTAGCTCTGATCCAGCCCTCCAGGGAACAGGTGCAAAGGCTCATAGCAGAGCACCCCCCACACCTGACCCCTGGCATAAG gGAGCTAGTAAGTCACCTGCAAGAGCGAAATGTTCAGGTTTTCCTAATATCTGGTGGCTTTAGGAGCATTGTAGAGCACGTTGCTTCAAAGCTCAATATCCCATCAACCAATGTATTTGCCAATAGGCTGAAGTTTTACTTTAATG GTGAATATGCAGGTTTTGATGAGATGCAGCCAACAGCTGAATCTGGTGGGAAAGGAAAAGTTATTaagcttttaaaggaaaaatttcaatttaaGAAAATAGTCATGATTGGAGATGGAGCCACAGACATGGAAGCCTGCCCTCCTGCT gATGTTTTCATTGGATTTGGAGGAAATGTGATCAGACAACAAGTAAAAGACAACGCAGAATGGTACATCACTGATTTTGTAGAGCTTTTGGGAGAACTGGAAGAGTAA
- the PSPH gene encoding phosphoserine phosphatase isoform X6 yields MVSHSELRKLFCSADAVCFDVDSTVIREEGIDELARFCGVEDAVSEMELVSHLQERNVQVFLISGGFRSIVEHVASKLNIPSTNVFANRLKFYFNGEYAGFDEMQPTAESGGKGKVIKLLKEKFQFKKIVMIGDGATDMEACPPADVFIGFGGNVIRQQVKDNAEWYITDFVELLGELEE; encoded by the exons ATGGTCTCCCATTCAGAATTGAGGAAGCTTTTCTGTTCAGCTGACGCAGTGTGCTTTGATGTTGATAGCACAGTCATCAGAGAAGAAGGAATTGATGAGCTAGCCAGATTCTGTGGAGTTGAGGATGCTGTGTCAGAAAT gGAGCTAGTAAGTCACCTGCAAGAGCGAAATGTTCAGGTTTTCCTAATATCTGGTGGCTTTAGGAGCATTGTAGAGCACGTTGCTTCAAAGCTCAATATCCCATCAACCAATGTATTTGCCAATAGGCTGAAGTTTTACTTTAATG GTGAATATGCAGGTTTTGATGAGATGCAGCCAACAGCTGAATCTGGTGGGAAAGGAAAAGTTATTaagcttttaaaggaaaaatttcaatttaaGAAAATAGTCATGATTGGAGATGGAGCCACAGACATGGAAGCCTGCCCTCCTGCT gATGTTTTCATTGGATTTGGAGGAAATGTGATCAGACAACAAGTAAAAGACAACGCAGAATGGTACATCACTGATTTTGTAGAGCTTTTGGGAGAACTGGAAGAGTAA
- the PSPH gene encoding phosphoserine phosphatase isoform X2 codes for MVSHSELRKLFCSADAVCFDVDSTVIREEGIDELARFCGVEDAVSEMTRRAMGGAVPFKAALTERLALIQPSREQVQRLIAEHPPHLTPGIRELVSHLQERNVQVFLISGGFRSIVEHVASKLNIPSTNVFANRLKFYFNGEYAGFDEMQPTAESGGKGKVIKLLKEKFQFKKIVMIGDGATDMEACPPADVFIGFGGNVIRQQVKDNAEWWQP; via the exons ATGGTCTCCCATTCAGAATTGAGGAAGCTTTTCTGTTCAGCTGACGCAGTGTGCTTTGATGTTGATAGCACAGTCATCAGAGAAGAAGGAATTGATGAGCTAGCCAGATTCTGTGGAGTTGAGGATGCTGTGTCAGAAAT GACCCGGCGAGCCATGGGTGGAGCAGTGCCTTTCAAGGCTGCCCTCACAGAGCGCTTAGCTCTGATCCAGCCCTCCAGGGAACAGGTGCAAAGGCTCATAGCAGAGCACCCCCCACACCTGACCCCTGGCATAAG gGAGCTAGTAAGTCACCTGCAAGAGCGAAATGTTCAGGTTTTCCTAATATCTGGTGGCTTTAGGAGCATTGTAGAGCACGTTGCTTCAAAGCTCAATATCCCATCAACCAATGTATTTGCCAATAGGCTGAAGTTTTACTTTAATG GTGAATATGCAGGTTTTGATGAGATGCAGCCAACAGCTGAATCTGGTGGGAAAGGAAAAGTTATTaagcttttaaaggaaaaatttcaatttaaGAAAATAGTCATGATTGGAGATGGAGCCACAGACATGGAAGCCTGCCCTCCTGCT gATGTTTTCATTGGATTTGGAGGAAATGTGATCAGACAACAAGTAAAAGACAACGCAGAATG
- the PSPH gene encoding phosphoserine phosphatase isoform X7: MVSHSELRKLFCSADAVCFDVDSTVIREEGIDELARFCGVEDAVSEMELVSHLQERNVQVFLISGGFRSIVEHVASKLNIPSTNVFANRLKFYFNGEYAGFDEMQPTAESGGKGKVIKLLKEKFQFKKIVMIGDGATDMEACPPADVFIGFGGNVIRQQVKDNAECTDWWHCQFWLSCVSSTFNV, translated from the exons ATGGTCTCCCATTCAGAATTGAGGAAGCTTTTCTGTTCAGCTGACGCAGTGTGCTTTGATGTTGATAGCACAGTCATCAGAGAAGAAGGAATTGATGAGCTAGCCAGATTCTGTGGAGTTGAGGATGCTGTGTCAGAAAT gGAGCTAGTAAGTCACCTGCAAGAGCGAAATGTTCAGGTTTTCCTAATATCTGGTGGCTTTAGGAGCATTGTAGAGCACGTTGCTTCAAAGCTCAATATCCCATCAACCAATGTATTTGCCAATAGGCTGAAGTTTTACTTTAATG GTGAATATGCAGGTTTTGATGAGATGCAGCCAACAGCTGAATCTGGTGGGAAAGGAAAAGTTATTaagcttttaaaggaaaaatttcaatttaaGAAAATAGTCATGATTGGAGATGGAGCCACAGACATGGAAGCCTGCCCTCCTGCT gATGTTTTCATTGGATTTGGAGGAAATGTGATCAGACAACAAGTAAAAGACAACGCAGAATG caCAGATTGGTGGCATTGTCAATTCTGGCTATCATGCGTTTCAAGTACGTTCAATGTTTGA